In Vibrio alginolyticus NBRC 15630 = ATCC 17749, the sequence TGAAGCAGCTATTGCTGTTCATTTTTACCAAAATTTTACTTGGCATTCGCTCTAAAACCCTACTATCACTCGCGTTCTGCTTTGCTGCGGCATTTTTGTCTGCATTTTTGGATGCCTTGACGGTTATCGCCGTTGTTATCAGCGTGGCGATCGGCTTTTACTCTATCTATCACAAAGTAGCGTCTGGTAACCCTATCGGTGACCATGACCATACACAAGATGACACGATCACTGAACTAACGCGTGATGACTTAGAAAACTATCGTGCCTTTTTGCGCTCTTTGTTGATGCATGCTGGTGTAGGTACTGCCTTAGGTGGCGTAACCACGATGGTTGGTGAACCTCAAAACTTAATTATTGCAGACCAAGCGGGTTGGTTATTTGGTGAATTCCTAATCCGTATGTCTCCAGTGACACTACCTGTATTTTTCTGTGGTCTCATCACTTGTGCTTTAGTTGAAAAGCTTAAAGTGTTTGGCTACGGCGCGAAGCTTCCTAATAACGTTCGTCAGATCCTCGTCGATTTTGACCGTGAAGAGCGTAAAACGCGAACAAATCAAGATGTCGCAAAACTCTGGGTTCAAGGTCTTATTGCGGTTTGGTTGATCGTTGCACTCGCTTTGCACTTAGCTGCTGTCGGCTTAATTGGCCTTTCTGTGATCATTTTAGCGACCGCATTTACTGGTGTCATTGAAGAGCACTCCATGGGGAAAGCGTTTGAAGAGGCCCTGCCCTTCACTGCACTGCTTGCAGTATTTTTCTCGATCGTTGCTGTAATCATTGACCAAGAGCTGTTTAAACCAGTCATCGATGCGGTGCTTGCCGTTGAAGATAAAGGTACTCAGCTAGCTCTGTTCTATGTGGCGAATGGCTTATTATCTATGGTGTCGGATAACGTGTTCGTTGGTACGGTTTACATCAATGAAGTAAAAACTGCACTCATTGAGGGCCTCATTACTCGTGATCAGTTCGACTTACTGGCGGTGGCAATCAATACTGGTACTAACCTGCCTTCTGTTGCAACGCCAAACGGTCAAGCGGCATTCCTATTCTTACTCACATCGGCTCTCGCTCCATTAATTCGTCTGTCTTACGGTCGAATGGTTATCATGGCGCTGCCTTACACCGTCGTTCTTGCGATTGTCGGTCTGATGGGAATCATGTTCTTCCTAGAGCCTGCAACAGCTTCTTTCTACGAAGCTGGTTGGATTTTACCTCATAGTGGTGATCTGACTCCCGTAGTATCCGGTGGTCACTAAAATTTGAGTTGATTAGGAAACTTATCCACGATAAAAAGCTCTGAGTATTCAGAGCTTTTTCTATTTCAGACAGGAACAAAAACGTGACTATTTTAAATTCACTTAACCAGTTTTCAAAGGGACGTTTATCGTGGCTACTGCTTCTGCTATTCGTCGTTTTCTTTGAAGCATGTGCCCTCTATTTTCAGCACGTCATGATGCTTGCACCATGTGTCATGTGTATTTATGAAAGAGTCGCGATGATGGGAGTGGGCGTCGCTGCAATGGTTGGTATATTGGCACCCAAGAACCCAATTTTCCGCTGGCTAGGTTTGATAGGCTGGGGATTAAGTGCTTACAAGGGTTTGTTACTTGCGATGCAGCACGTTGACTACCAGTTTAATCCATCACCATTCGCGACTTGCGATTTATTCGTCACATTCCCTAGCTGGGCTCCGCTCAATCAGTGGGTTCCTTGGATGTTTGAAGCATATGGTGATTGCTCTAAGGTTGTATGGCAGTTCCTTGATTTATCAATGCCACAATGGTTAGTCGTAATTTTTGCAGGCAATTTAATCGCTTTGGCATTAATTGTAATTGCACAATTCTTCCCTGCAAAACGCGTTAATCCAATTCGTTAATCCTACTGACGCGTAAAAATTAACAAAAAGCCGACCATCTGGTCGGCTTTTTGTTAAGTGGATAGCGCGGCGATTCGACTTAGCCGCGTTATTGACCACAGCACTGCTTGAATTTTTTTCCGCTCTCACAAGGACAGAGATCATTGCGCCCGATACCTTTGAATGGGTTTAGGCTTTGAGCTTTATTGCCTACCATCAACTCATCCGCGCCCAGCGCGACTTCACCGACCATTAAATCAAGCTGGTCGACTAAATCTGTCAGGGCCGGTGGCGTTTCAATACCTGCGTCGCGCATCTGTTGCTGCGTTGCTGGCTCATCGATCGCCAGCATCAAAGTGGTCAGTAATGCTTGCAGCATACGCTGTAATCCATCATTGAGCTCAACGTCTTGCCACTGTTCTTCAATCATTGGCCAAACAGACATAAAGCCTTCGGCAAAATCAGCAAGTTGTTCAGGTTCTTTGCCTGTTAGCTCTAGCACGGAATATTCGTTTCGTTGAATTCGGTTATGCTGCTTGTGAATTTGCTCTTCCACAGCTGGTTGAATCGCTTTGAATCCCTCACCTAATAGCGGCTCTAACCACTTTTCAGGAGCGAGTGGTTTTGTCGTCAGATTCGCAGCTAACACTGCGCCTTCGATAAATAGGCAAGATTCATCGACGTGAACTTCACCTTTTTCAATCAATGTGTATTGCATGACATCTGGTTTCCCATAAATTTGGCGGCATTATACCTCAGAGCTCAAAAGCAAGTAACCTAACGTTGTGTGTTTGACGGCATTGGGCGCTTCGAGTCTTTTAATGACAAACTTAACTTACATCGCTACAATCGCCCTCCTTTTTACCACCAAACTGTATTAGGCAAGCTATGCGAGTTGTACTAGGCCCAATGGAAGGCGTTTTAGATCATTTGATGCGCCAAATCCTGACCGAGATAAACGACTATGACCTGTGTGTTACGGAGTTTGTTCGCGTAATCGACCAGCTATTACCCGATCATGTGTTTCACCGTTTATGCCCAGAGCTGTTGCAAGGTTCTCAGACTGCATCTGGTGTGCCAGTACATGTGCAATTGTTGGGACAGGAACCGAACTGGATGGCTGAGAACGCAATTAAAGCGGCAAATCTTGGTGCCAGAGGCATTGATATAAACTTTGGTTGCCCAGCCAAAATGGTCAACAAAAGTAAAGGTGGAGCAGCGCTACTCCAGCATCCAGAGCTCATTCACCGTGTTGTGAAAGCTTGTCGAGAAGCCGTTCCAGAAGCCATTCCCGTAACTGCAAAAATTCGTCTTGGCTGGGAGAACCCTGAAGATTGCTTTGAAATTGTCGATGCCATTCAGTCTGCTGGCGCAAATGAATTGACCGTACACGCACGTACTAAACAAGGTGGTTATAAAGCTTCTGAGATAAAATGGGATTACATCAACCAAATTCGCGAACGTTTCGATATCCCACTGATAGCGAATGGTGAAATTTGGAATTATGAAGACGGTCAACGTTGCATTGAAACGACTGGCGTTAACTCTTTGATGGTGTGCCGAGGCGCTTTCAATATCCCTAACTTAGGCAATATGGTGAAACATAACCACCAGCCAATGTCATGGCCCGAGGTGGTTGAGTTGCTCATCTATTACTCCAAGTTTGAGATGAAAGGCGATAAAGGCTTGTATTACCCAAACCGCGTAAAACAATGGTTCTCTTACTTACGTCAGGCTTATCCTGAAGCAAAAGACCTATTTAGAGAAATCAGAACGTTCAACAAAGCCGCACCAATTGTTGAGCATATTCAACGCTACCGCGATGACTTAAACTCTCAGGTTGCATAACTCCCGAACACAAAAAAGGACGAATATCTCGTCCTTTTTTGTACCTAAATCCTAGTAACAGATCTTATTTTTGCCGGTACTTTTGGCTTGATATAACTTTTCATCCGCCGCTTTAAACAATTCATCAAAGTTTTCTACTCGGCTCTCTTTACTAAACACCACACCGCCAGAGATCGTAAAGCCTTCTTTCGTTACGCGTATCGAGCGCTCATCTATGGCTTTTTTTACTCTGTCTAAAATGAGTTTAATGCCTTCTGAATCTTCGTCATAAATAGCTAAAACGAACTCTTCGCCACCAAACCTTGAGGCAACATCGGTATGGCGAATATTTTCACGTATACATTTTGCAACAAGCTGAATTGCAGAATCACCGACATCATGACCATAGGTGTCGTTGATCTTCTTGAAGTTATCAATATCGAACACTGCCAAAGCAACCTGTTTTTTTGTCATCTTATTACGCCACACGGTTTGCATACCTCGACGATTCAATAAGCTGGTCATTGGGTCTCTTGCTGCCAGTTCTTTAAAGTAACGTCGCTCGCTATGCATATTCACATAGAACAAGACGACGGTACTCAGCACGTAAATAAATAGTGCAACAATAAGGCTGTATTTTTCAAAAACCGCTAGGTTCTTAGCTTCATCCCAAAGGTTGTACTCGTAGTACATGCTGTGATTCGCACTCAATCGCTCTAATTCGACTGGTTTGATTCGTGTACTGTTTGAAGGAATGGATTGTAAATTGGAAACCAAATGAAACTGACCAACAAGACCTAGCGACGAAGCCATGAGCGTATTGATGTCAAAATCAATAGACAAAACACCTTGATGTTCTCCTTTCTCATAGACGGGTACCGTCATACTAATGACTTGACCTTCCATCGAGTCCAACACAGGCCCTGGTCCAGCCAAGGTAATGTTCACTTTATCTTGCGCGGTTTTTTGCCAAAAAGGTCGGGCTTTTAGCGTTGACAAAAGCTCTCTTGTGAAATTTTTTGCGTAGGTATCGGGTGAGGAGATAACGTAACCGCGCTTGTCAATGTAATGGATTCCAACAATGTGCGATTCAATATCGTGCAGAAATGACAATGACGGCGCAAAACCCGCCTTTTGTTCAGCTAACTGGTTAATCGTTGAACCTTGCTGACATAAGCTTTCGTCCCCTACGATCATATAATCAAGGTCAACCGCAGGTAACCCTTCACTATAAACACTTTCGAGTAATAACACATCTATAGGCCAAAGATAACAAAGCCCTTCTTTGACTAAAGAATTATGTTCTTCAAACAGTGGGTTAGCGTAATTGGTATAGTTGGTGAAGCTGTAATCTAAAGCCGTGAGTACTTTAATACCGCGAGACATTGCACGCTCGATACGCGAATACTCAGAATCGATATAGCGGTTAACCGCATCATAGTAATTTTTCGTTGTCACGAGTAAAACCACTACAAATAACGCCAGAGGAAAAAAGATGACAAATGAGAGGCTAAATCGCCTTTGGTTTACCATTGAGTACCATGCATATGAAAGGTCAATAGTCTCTTATGACTGCTATTAAATTGATACTCGTTATCTGGTGACGCATGCAATGCAGCACCAGATAACAAGAGACCAAACAAATGTGTGCGCGCTGTTTGAGACCGTTTATATATTAAAGGAGTTTAATCAATATAGAGTGTGGTGTCACTTTAGTCGCCATAATTTGCAGCTTTGTGCCGACATATTGACAGAGATATGACCTTTATAATCAACCTGTTCTGTGTCACCTAACAACGATACAACTTGGCTAACCTCCAAGCCCAGTTGCCACATAGGTAAATCGATTGAACATTCATTACCACTGAGATTAATCATTACAACGACTGCTTCACGACCCAGTACACGTGCGTACGCCAACTGGTTGTTAGTGCAATGAAGCCATTGAATACAGCCCGACTGTAAAGGCTTACATTGTTTACGTATCTTGATCCATTGTTGGTAAAGCGATAGCCATTGTGAACTTTCAATTTCATTCCAAGGAAAACAACGACGATTATCCGGGTCCAGCCCTCCCTCTAGTCCGACTTCACTCCCATAGTAAATACAAGGTGTACCGACGTATGTCATAAGCATTGCTAGCGCGATGTTCATTTTACGCTTATCACCATCAACCAGTGTGATAAAACGAGCAGTATCATGACTATCGAGTTGATTTAGCTGCGATAGCTGATTCGAAAATGGGATTTTTACTCTGGCTTCGTCCAACCATGCTTTAAACTCCAAACCATCAATGTTGATTGGATCGTACACAATGTCTTGTCGTGCGATAAAAGCTCGGACTGGATGAGCAAAACCGTAGTAGTTCATCGCCCCATCCTCTTGATCACCTTGCAACCACTGCGTTGCTTCAAAAAAGTGCTCACCTAACACATAAGCATTCGGGTTTACTGACTTAGTCGCATTACGAAACGCTGCCACATAATGAGCATTGTTTTTCGCGCCGTCCCCTTCGCCAAGCATATGAATTACATCAAACCGCCAGCCATCAACCAAGTACGGTGGCTTCAGCCAATACTTAATGACAGAATCTTCACTTTGGTAGATGTAGTCGCGCACCTGTTCATTTTCAAAGTTCAGAACCGGTAAGTTACCAATGCCTTTCCAACCAATGTAGTGATTGGTTTCACCTTCGAAAAAGTAGTAATCACGGAACTTTGACTGCGGATTGCCATACGCTCCTTCTCCTTTTTGATGGATATCAAACCAAGGATGATGCACTGACGTGTGGTTAAACACCGCGTCTAAGACAATCTTCATATTCTTACCACGGATTTTCTCACACAGTTCAGCAAACTGATCATTGGTGCCGAACATAGGGTCAACAGTGAAGTAATCGGTGGTGTCGTATTTATGATTACTTGGTGAAGAAAAGATCGGATTAAAATAAAGCGCAGTAACGCCGAGCTGTTCAAGATAGTCCAACTTTTGCTCCACACCTTTGAGGTCGCCACCAAAGAATTCACGTGCCCCGGTATTTTGGTGAGAGCCTACCGCGTCTCCCCACGCCTTGACGATCGATGCAGAATCATACTGAGCATAAGCGTGGCGAATATCAGACTCACTTTTACTAGCAGAAAAACGGTCAGGAAAGATTTGATAGAAAACTTGCTCTTGGACCCAGCTTGGTGGTTGATGCTCTACATTCAACTTAAAGTGGAACTCTTTGGGTGGAATACGCTTTTGTACGCCTCGTGCATCGAGCCAGTATTGTTGTCCGTCTTTGAGGAGCTTAAACACATAATGTGTGACATCTCGATCTTGATTTGGTCGAAACGATGCCTCCCATAGTAATAATTCACCAGCCGTTCCTACTTGAGCCATGTCGACCAGATATTCTTCATTGTCCGGTTCAATACGCACATAGACGGAATCAAAATCCAATGTCTCGGTTTTCAGTCTGACTGTAACTTGCTCGTCATTAAAAGCTAAACCATCAATAGTTTGACTATGAAAAATAAATGGCAGGTTCATTATGGGCACTCCTCGTCATCGGATATGCCACTATGTTATTGAAGAATTAGAGACAAGAAATCCTCCCTGCGAGTTGACATATCAGCCAATTTTCCCAAGGAGGATCACACTTAGTAGGCGTAGTGACTTGTCGGATACCGCTTAGTTCAACAAAAGACTGTCATCTGCAAGCTCTTCACCACGCACTTTAGAGAACATATCCAGCAAGTCTGGTACTTGCATGTTAGCACGCTGCTCTCCAGCCACATCAAGCACAATTTCACCTTGGTGAAGCATTACGGTCCTATCGCCACATGCTAAT encodes:
- the nhaB gene encoding Na(+)/H(+) antiporter NhaB; translated protein: MPISLGNAFIKNFLGKAPDWYKVAIIAFLIINPIVFFLINPFVAGWLLVAEFIFTLAMALKCYPLQPGGLLAIEAIAIGMTSPAQVKHELVANIEVLLLLVFMVAGIYFMKQLLLFIFTKILLGIRSKTLLSLAFCFAAAFLSAFLDALTVIAVVISVAIGFYSIYHKVASGNPIGDHDHTQDDTITELTRDDLENYRAFLRSLLMHAGVGTALGGVTTMVGEPQNLIIADQAGWLFGEFLIRMSPVTLPVFFCGLITCALVEKLKVFGYGAKLPNNVRQILVDFDREERKTRTNQDVAKLWVQGLIAVWLIVALALHLAAVGLIGLSVIILATAFTGVIEEHSMGKAFEEALPFTALLAVFFSIVAVIIDQELFKPVIDAVLAVEDKGTQLALFYVANGLLSMVSDNVFVGTVYINEVKTALIEGLITRDQFDLLAVAINTGTNLPSVATPNGQAAFLFLLTSALAPLIRLSYGRMVIMALPYTVVLAIVGLMGIMFFLEPATASFYEAGWILPHSGDLTPVVSGGH
- the dsbB gene encoding disulfide bond formation protein DsbB, whose translation is MTILNSLNQFSKGRLSWLLLLLFVVFFEACALYFQHVMMLAPCVMCIYERVAMMGVGVAAMVGILAPKNPIFRWLGLIGWGLSAYKGLLLAMQHVDYQFNPSPFATCDLFVTFPSWAPLNQWVPWMFEAYGDCSKVVWQFLDLSMPQWLVVIFAGNLIALALIVIAQFFPAKRVNPIR
- a CDS encoding YecA family protein yields the protein MQYTLIEKGEVHVDESCLFIEGAVLAANLTTKPLAPEKWLEPLLGEGFKAIQPAVEEQIHKQHNRIQRNEYSVLELTGKEPEQLADFAEGFMSVWPMIEEQWQDVELNDGLQRMLQALLTTLMLAIDEPATQQQMRDAGIETPPALTDLVDQLDLMVGEVALGADELMVGNKAQSLNPFKGIGRNDLCPCESGKKFKQCCGQ
- the dusC gene encoding tRNA dihydrouridine(16) synthase DusC, whose protein sequence is MRVVLGPMEGVLDHLMRQILTEINDYDLCVTEFVRVIDQLLPDHVFHRLCPELLQGSQTASGVPVHVQLLGQEPNWMAENAIKAANLGARGIDINFGCPAKMVNKSKGGAALLQHPELIHRVVKACREAVPEAIPVTAKIRLGWENPEDCFEIVDAIQSAGANELTVHARTKQGGYKASEIKWDYINQIRERFDIPLIANGEIWNYEDGQRCIETTGVNSLMVCRGAFNIPNLGNMVKHNHQPMSWPEVVELLIYYSKFEMKGDKGLYYPNRVKQWFSYLRQAYPEAKDLFREIRTFNKAAPIVEHIQRYRDDLNSQVA
- a CDS encoding sensor domain-containing diguanylate cyclase, with the translated sequence MVNQRRFSLSFVIFFPLALFVVVLLVTTKNYYDAVNRYIDSEYSRIERAMSRGIKVLTALDYSFTNYTNYANPLFEEHNSLVKEGLCYLWPIDVLLLESVYSEGLPAVDLDYMIVGDESLCQQGSTINQLAEQKAGFAPSLSFLHDIESHIVGIHYIDKRGYVISSPDTYAKNFTRELLSTLKARPFWQKTAQDKVNITLAGPGPVLDSMEGQVISMTVPVYEKGEHQGVLSIDFDINTLMASSLGLVGQFHLVSNLQSIPSNSTRIKPVELERLSANHSMYYEYNLWDEAKNLAVFEKYSLIVALFIYVLSTVVLFYVNMHSERRYFKELAARDPMTSLLNRRGMQTVWRNKMTKKQVALAVFDIDNFKKINDTYGHDVGDSAIQLVAKCIRENIRHTDVASRFGGEEFVLAIYDEDSEGIKLILDRVKKAIDERSIRVTKEGFTISGGVVFSKESRVENFDELFKAADEKLYQAKSTGKNKICY
- the malZ gene encoding maltodextrin glucosidase; its protein translation is MNLPFIFHSQTIDGLAFNDEQVTVRLKTETLDFDSVYVRIEPDNEEYLVDMAQVGTAGELLLWEASFRPNQDRDVTHYVFKLLKDGQQYWLDARGVQKRIPPKEFHFKLNVEHQPPSWVQEQVFYQIFPDRFSASKSESDIRHAYAQYDSASIVKAWGDAVGSHQNTGAREFFGGDLKGVEQKLDYLEQLGVTALYFNPIFSSPSNHKYDTTDYFTVDPMFGTNDQFAELCEKIRGKNMKIVLDAVFNHTSVHHPWFDIHQKGEGAYGNPQSKFRDYYFFEGETNHYIGWKGIGNLPVLNFENEQVRDYIYQSEDSVIKYWLKPPYLVDGWRFDVIHMLGEGDGAKNNAHYVAAFRNATKSVNPNAYVLGEHFFEATQWLQGDQEDGAMNYYGFAHPVRAFIARQDIVYDPINIDGLEFKAWLDEARVKIPFSNQLSQLNQLDSHDTARFITLVDGDKRKMNIALAMLMTYVGTPCIYYGSEVGLEGGLDPDNRRCFPWNEIESSQWLSLYQQWIKIRKQCKPLQSGCIQWLHCTNNQLAYARVLGREAVVVMINLSGNECSIDLPMWQLGLEVSQVVSLLGDTEQVDYKGHISVNMSAQSCKLWRLK